One genomic window of Arachis hypogaea cultivar Tifrunner chromosome 8, arahy.Tifrunner.gnm2.J5K5, whole genome shotgun sequence includes the following:
- the LOC112705536 gene encoding uncharacterized protein, with translation MANSGNSQEAVPPVEGVAGGGTAYGWNDGGTAGLSNLKGAIDPTEIPTKDLVNVWCMPSTANVGPQDMPRHLEPTNLLAARNERESVQIAIRPKVSWAGSGVAGAVQVQCSDLCSTSGDRLIVGQSIQLRRVVPILGVPDALVPLDLPVSQINLFPGETAALWISIDVPSAQPPGQYEGEVIITALKADAESSGQSLSKAEKHQLYKELKDCLEMVDPIDGKPLDEVVGRMKSATTTLRRILLSPSFSEFTSDNGAVDKMEEDAISSLSVRVKLNLTVWEFVLPETPSLPAVFGISDTVIEDRFGVQHGTAEWYEELDQHFKWLLQYRISPYFCKWADGMRVLTYTCPWPADHPKSDEYFSDPRLAAYAVPYSKVISSNVVEKDYLQKQVEILRTKSHWRKAYFYLWDEPLNFEQYDSLRNMASAIHAYAPDARILTTYYTGPNDAPLAPTPFEAFVKVPSFLRPHTQIYCTSEWVLGNREDLVKDIIAELQPENGEEWWTYVCMGPSDPHPNWHLGMRGTQHRAVMWRVWKEGGTGFLYWGANCYEKATAASAEIRFRHGLPPGDGVLYYPGEVFSKSHQPVASLRLERLLSGLQDFEYLKLYASKYGREESISLLERTGVYFGPERYTVEHMPVDVMRGQIFNACRS, from the exons ATGGCTAACTCTG GAAATTCTCAAGAGGCAGTGCCACCAGTTGAAGGTGTTGCTGGAGGCGGTACGGCTTATGGGTGGAATGATGGGGGCACAGCTGGTTTGAGTAATCTCAAGGGAGCAATTGATCCGACCGAAATTCCAACTAAGGATTTGGTGAATGTCTGGTGCATGCCAAGCACAGCAAATGTTGGACCTCAAGATATGCCCAGACATTTAGAGCCT ACAAACCTGCTGGCAGCTAGAAATGAAAGGGAGAGTGTTCAGATAGCTATCCGACCAAAGGTTTCGTGGGCTGGTTCTGGTGTTGCAGGGGCTGTGCAGGTTCAATGTAGTGACCTATGCTCCACTTCTGGAGACAG ATTGATTGTTGGGCAGTCAATACAGTTGAGGCGGGTGGTACCCATATTAGGTGTACCAGATGCTCTTGTGCCCCTTGATCTTCCAGTTAGTCAAATAAACCTATTTCCAGG AGAGACTGCTGCACTTTGGATATCTATTGATGTTCCTAGTGCCCAACCTCCTGGACAATATGAAGGAGAGGTTATCATTACTGCTCTAAAGGCAGATGCTGA ATCTTCTGGTCAAAGTTTAAGCAAGGCTGAGAAACATCAGTTGTATAAGGAGCTTAAGGACTGCCTTGAAATGGTAGATCCCATTGACGGAAAACCATTAGATGAAGTG GTTGGAAGGATGAAATCTGCAACTACAACTCTAAGAAGGATTCTGTTGTCGCCATCATTTTCTGAATTCACTTCAGATAACGGAGCAGTAGATAAAATGGAGGAGGATGCCATTTCAAGCCTTTCTGTACGGGTGAAGTTGAATCTGACTGTTTGGGAATTTGTACTTCCAGAAACTCCTTCGCTCCCTGCTGTCTTTGGT ATATCGGATACCGTAATTGAGGATCGGTTTGGTGTTCAACATGGGACAGCTGAGTGGTATGAGGAACTGGATCAGCATTTCAAATGGCTTCTTCAATATAGAATTAGCCCTTATTTTTGCAAATGGGCTGATGGTATGCGTGTTTTGACATATACATGTCCATGGCCAG CGGATCATCCAAAATCAGATGAATATTTTTCAGACCCACGGTTGGCAGCATACGCTGTGCCTTACAGTAAAGTAATCTCCAG TAACGTTGTAGAGAAGGATTACTTGCAGAAACAGGTTGAGATATTGAGAACGAAGTCTCACTGGAGAAAAGCTTACTTTTACTTGTGGGATGAG CCTCTAAATTTCGAACAATATGATTCTCTTCGCAACATGGCCAGTGCGATTCATGCTTACGCTCCAGATGCTCGTATTTTAACTACTTATTATACTG GGCCAAATGATGCTCCTCTTGCACCTACCCCATTTGAGGCTTTTGTCAAAGTTCCTAGTTTCCTGCGTCCTCATACTCAAATTTATTGTACAAG TGAATGGGTCCTGGGCAATCGTGAGGACCTAGTGAAGGATATTATTGCTGAACTACAGCCAGAGAATGGTGAg GAATGGTGGACATATGTCTGCATGGGGCCATCAGATCCTCATCCAAATTGGCACCTTGGGATGCGTGGTACTCAACACCGTGCTGTCATGTGGCGTGTGTGGAAGGAGGGTGGCACCGGGTTTTTATACTGGGGTGCCAACTGCTATGAGAAGGCAACTGCAGCCAGTGCAGAG ATAAGATTCAGGCATGGCCTTCCTCCTGGGGATGGAGTTTTATACTACCCTGGTGAGGTTTTCTCAAAATCTCATCAACCAGTGGCTTCTCTTAGGCTAGAGCGCCTACTTAGTGGCTTGCAG GACTTTGAATACCTGAAACTATATGCTTCGAAGTATGGTCGAGAAGAAAGTATTTCGCTCTTGGAGAGGACAGGAGTGTACTTTGGTCCTGAGCGTTACACGGTTGAGCACATGCCGGTAGATGTAATGAGAGGACAAATTTTTAATGCTTGCCGTTCATAA
- the LOC112705537 gene encoding uncharacterized protein — MESDEDFELVPPPPLLEPKPKLKRLKKALRVPPLSPSNHDGSSPIDSGTLPSDGPSPSAGHVEDSNWGSNPQIDRRVTAHLDASDSDTAKKNNGFGAMRALDFDSIGGGLDGNDEVHSKEMETENEKGEEVADLEIDDRDRKRRSLDEDSEDQEKKRKRKRKKKGLDGEKQLKESASNKRRAEKERRENLKQLRAESQRLLRETRDAAFKPIPLVQKPISSILDKIRQRKLEIQKKSSGYRDDNGYDSPVDDDSERGPLDEEISDKVAKAKVEETHTSCAAIDNLNTLHVDGSKEAADYPSGESISSPMAVRIEPEHEFRAPIDDTQELAYHSQSTDTNVVCEEPINTSEEVPASSMLAMNLKLDSAPPDDDASSDDDDDEDDDKENIDPRLHGSVHLPSPPSGDPVKAFVDEEAEEEDNSDNDMQRFQDNEEGEDDDDIGELNEMITPEYEEKSIDREKRDQLHQKWLEQQDTAGMDNLLHKLNCGSKLKEPTLIEEEEDEESEEAENESDEEAEEYIAPSDAVKINLKKAKQMIPQMFTDKDNDYVSSDDEETEKMLDKQCLIDKSEERAAFLSPAEDESSREVFSLIKKLNIVPDTKRKAKVPSFFETSLLGQKVNTSSKSFVGRATNHFMATSQKHGSAKVRSFIFGRDDSSSRLSVSMSEDSSEMIQRESQPAKAVSAKFQRSTQKISATLNSTTQESSVSLLDILRRSSLRAEHCVQNVKVQPKESVFDAFKLAKKPIKTDAGI, encoded by the exons ATGGAGAGCGACGAAGATTTTGAGCTCGTGCCTCCCCCTCCCCTGCTCGAACCTAAGCCAAAGCTCAAGCGTCTCAAGAAAGCTCTTAGGGTTCCTCCCCTCTCTCCCTCCAATCACGATGGTTCCTCTCCTATCGATTCGGGAACCCTTCCCTCCGATGGTCCCAGCCCTAGCGCCGGACACGTGGAGGACTCTAATTGGGGATCTAACCCCCAAATCGACCGCAGAGTAACCGCTCATCTTGACGCATCAGATAGCGATACTGCCAAGAAGAATAATGGTTTTGGTGCAATGCGAGCTTTGGACTTTGATTCTATCGGTGGTGGACTTGACGGAAATGACGAGGTTCACTCTAAGGAGATGGAGACTGAGAATGAGAAGGGGGAGGAAGTTGCGGATCTCGAGATCGATGATCGCGACAGAAAACGACGCAGTTTAGACGAGGATTCAGAGGAtcaggagaagaagaggaagaggaagagaaagaagaagggatTGGACGGTGAGAAGCAGCTTAAAGAATCTGCTTCCAATAAGAGAAGGGCTGAGAAG GAGAGGCGGGAAAATCTCAAACAGCTTCGAGCTGAGTCTCAGAGACTTCTTCGAG AAACTAGAGATGCAGCTTTTAAACCCATTCCACTGGTTCAGAAGCCAATTTCTTCAATACTGGACAAAATTCGGCAGAGAAAATTAGAGATTCAGAAGAA ATCTAGTGGTTATCGTGATGATAATGGTTATGACTCACCGGTGGATGATGATTCTGAACGTGGTCCTCTAGATGAGGAGATATCTGACAAGGTTGCAAAGGCCAAAGTGGAGGAAACACATACTTCGTGTGCAGCCATCGACAATTTGAATACATTGCATGTTGATGGATCTAAAGAAGCTGCAGATTATCCAAGTGGTGAAAGCATTTCTTCCCCCATG GCTGTGCGTATAGAACCTGAGCATGAATTTCGAGCTCCTATTGATGATACTCAG GAGCTCGCTTATCATTCCCAAAGTACCGACACTAATGTTGTTTGTGAGGAGCCAATTAACACTTCAGAAGAAGTACCAGCTTCATCAATGCTTGCAATGAACTTGAAACTTGATTCTGCTCCTCCCGATGACGATGC gtcttctgatgatgatgatgatgaagatgatgacaaGGAAAACATAGATCCTCGTTTACATGGATCAGTTCACTTGCCTTCACCTCCAAGTGGCGACCCggttaaggcttttgttgatgAAGAAGCTGAAGAGGAAGACAATAGTGACAATGACATGCAGCGCTTCCAAGATAATGAAGAaggtgaagatgatgatgatattggGGAACTTAATGAAATGATAACACCTGAATATGAAGAAAAGTCAATTGATAGAGAAAAGCGTGACCAACTCCACCAGAAGTGGCTTGAGCAACAAGATACAGCTGGAATGGACAATCTACTTCATAAACTTAATTGTGGTTCAAAATTGAAAGAACCAACAttaattgaagaggaagaagatgaggaaAGTGAAGAAGCTGAAAATGAATCTGATGAAGAAGCTGAAGAATACATTGCACCATCAGATGCTGTGAAGATTAATCTGAAGAAGGCGAAGCAGATGATTCCACAGATGTTTACAGATAAAGATAATGATTATGTCTCATCTGATGACGAGGAAACTGAAAAGATGCTAGATAAGCAGTGCCTCATTGATAAATCT GAAGAGAGAGCCGCATTCTTGTCACCAGCAGAGGATGAAAGTAGCAGGGAAGTTTTCAGTCTCATAAAGAAGCTAAATATTGTCCCTGATACCAAGAGGAAAGCAAAAGTTCCAT CTTTCTTTGAAACGTCGCTCCTTGGACAAAAAGTAAACACATCATCCAAG TCTTTTGTCGGTCGGGCTACAAATCATTTTATGGCCACATCTCAAAAGCACGGATCAGCAAAGGTTCGGTCATTTATATTTGGGCGAGATGACAGCAGTAGCAGGCTCTCTGTCTCTATGTCCGAGGATTCTTCAGAAATG ATTCAGAGGGAGAGCCAACCAGCAAAAGCTGTTTCTGCCAAGTTCCAAAGAAGTACACAGAAAATATCTGCCACCTTGAATTCCACAACTCAAGAGTCAAGCGTGTCGCTTTTAGATATATTAAGGAGGTCTTCACTACGTGCAGAGCACTGTGTCCAGAATGTCAAAGTTCAACCAAAGGAATCCGTATTTGATGCATTCAAGTTAGCAAAGAAGCCAATTAAGACAGACGCAGGGATATAA